A region of the Prochlorococcus marinus XMU1402 genome:
CTAATTCTTTGAATCCTCCCATATCCGACTCCGAAGCACTTATAGGTTTTACAGACCATCCAATTTTTTGTCCATATCTTTCATACATTCTTGCTAGATCTCCCGCCCATATGCAAGCCTCGTTACCCCCTGCACCCGCTCTAATCTCTAACATTACACTTCTCTCATCTCTTGGATCTTTAGGTAGTAAAGCGATTGTAGTTTTTTGAATAAGTTGATTCTTACATTCCTCCAAAATAGTTAACTCCTCATTTATTAATGATTCCATCTCCTTATCATTTCGATTCTCTTTCAGTAAATTTTTCGAATCTTCAATTTCCTTATCAGTATCAATCAATTTATTAAAATCAATAACCAAAGGTTCCAATTTTGACCTTTCTTTTGCGATTGTTTCTAATTTTTTAGGATCATTGGCTATGTCAGGATCTGCGAGCTGAACTTCCAAATTTTCAAAACTTTCTGAAGCAGTTTTCAACCTTGCAATTAGTGTTGAGTATTCCAATTAAAATTAAGCTTAATTTTTGAAAATTCTACTTTTTAGAATCTTTTTTTTCTTTTTGCTCTTTTGATGTAGCTGAATTAGCTGAACCCATTCCATATTTTTTCATAAACCTATCAACTCTTCCCTCTGTATCAAGAATTTTTTGAGTTCCAGTAAAGAAAGGATGGTTACCGCTCCATACATCAACATTTAGCTCAGGCTGAGTTGAACCTATTGTCATTACAACTTCTCCATTACAAATAACTTTTGCATCTGGATACCATTTTGGGTGAATTTCTGGTTTTGGCATAATTTAAATTCCTTTAACGTTTGGAGAATTGAGGTGCTTTTCTTGCTTTTTTAAGACCATATTTTCTTCTTTCCTTGGCTCTAGGATCTCTACTGAGATGACCTTCAGTTTTTAGCGGTTTCCTATTGTCAGGTGATAATTCACAAAGTGCTCTAGCTGCACCTTGCTTAATAGCATCTGCTTGACCTGTTAATCCACCCCCAAAAACATTTACCAAAATATCATAAGAATTTTCTAAGCCTAATGTTTGAAGAGGTGCTTTTACTGAATTTAAGTGCAGAGGGTTGAAATTTAAATAATCATCTCCAGAACGACCATTAATTTTAATTTGTCCATTTCCTGGAATCAAGCGAACTCTAGCAACTGAAGTTTTTCTTCTTCCAGTACCCCAATAAACAGCTTTGTTTTTTATTTGACTATCCATTTTAATAAATTAACTATTTAATAATACAGGATTCTGTGCAGCATGAGGATGATCAGTACCTTTATAAACTTTTAGTTTTTTGAATTGCTGTCTTCCTAAAGAATTATGTGGCAGCATACCCTTTACAGCTTGCTCTATTATTCTTTCAGGAATTCTATCTCGAAGAGATTCAAATTTTTCAATTTTCATTCCACCTGGCCTACCAGAGTGTCTTCTATATAACTTTTGTGATGCTTTTTTACCCGTTACCTCTACTTTTTCAGCATTTACAACAATGACAAAATCGCCTGTATCTAAATGAGGTGTAAATGTTGGTTTATTTTTGCCTCTTAGAACAGTTGCAATCTCTGTAGCAAGTCTCCCAAGTGTTTTATCTTTTGCGTCAACTAAAAACCAATTTCTTTCAATAGTTTCTATAGACGGCGTAATTGTTCTATTCATTTACCAAATTTATGCAAATAAATTTAAATTCAGTTTTAAATTCTACCTCATGAAAGGAGTATTAAACAATAATTTTCGATAAATCTCACAAATTAGTTCCTTTATTAAAATTTACTTAAGAAGAACCTCGAATTAAAAATACTGGAAATAAATCATTTTTATTAATTTTGTTAAAAACATTTTCTTCATAAACAGCATTTACAAAGCATAACCCCTTTGCTGGAGCAGATTCTTTAACATCATTTTTTCTTTTATTTACCCATCTATCTGTAAAAATATCTGGCGATATTTTTTTTTCTCCAACCAACACCAGTTGACCAACAATTAAACGGACCATTCCATAAAGAAAACCAGTTGCTTTAATATCAACTAAAATTAAATCTTCTACTCTTTTAATATTTATTTTTTTTATATTTGTAATAGATGTTGCCCTGTTACTTCCACTTTTCTGAAAAGCAAAAAAGTCGTGTTCTCCTTCCATTCTCTTTGATACGTTTGACATTAACACTGCATCTAGTACTTTTTGGTACCTATGCCATGACCAATCATTTATAAACACATTAGTAAATTTACTATTATTAATAACATATCTATAATGCCTATACTTTGCTGAATAGCATGCATGCCAACTATCATTAACTTCAATCGATTCCAAGATTCTAATTGTTGAAGGTAAATAACTATTTAGTAAATCTGAATAACGATTTCCTGGAATAATAAAATCTATATCAAAGTGTACTACTTGACCTGATGCATGTACTCCTGCATCAGTTCTTCCTGCCGCAAAAGTCTTTACGACATGATTTGTAATTTTAAAAAGAGCTTTTTCAATAATTTCCTGAACTGTTTGTGCATTTTTTTGTCTCTGCCAGCCAGAATAATTAGAACCATTATATTGAATAAGTAAAGCTACTCTTTTCAAAAGTGATTTATAGTAAATGCCCTTTTATAAACAATCTTAAACAAGCTCAATTATAGCCATCTGAGCGTTATCACCTTTTCTAGAAACGGTTCTGACTATACGTGTATAACCACCATTTCTATCTCCGTACCTTTCTTTTGCTTTTTCAAATAATGAATGAACTAATTTCTTATCATAAATATAGCCAATAGCCCTTCTTCTTGAAGCCAAACTACCCTCTTTAGCTAGAGAAATCATCCTTTCAGCTTCGTTTCTTAAGGCTTTTGCCCTAGCTTTTGTTGTTGTTACTCTACCTTCTCTTATCAATTGTGTAGTCAAACCTCTTAAGAGTGCTTTCCTCTGGTCAGCAGGTTTACTTAATAATGGGATTCTAAGTTGGTGTCTCATAATCTTAAAAATTTTAAACAGATGTTCTGCTTTGTGGAATAGAAATTCCTATGCGCTCAAGTGCTTCAATAACCTCATCTGCAGATTTAGAGCCAAAGTTCTTAATTTCCAGAAGATCTTCATAGCTAAAACCCATTAAATCCGAAACAGAATTAACTTGAGCTCTTTTTAAACAATTATAAGCTCTAACGGACAAGTTTAGTTCTTCAAGAGGAATTTGGGCTTCTGGGGATGGTTCAGGTTCTTCAGGAACTTCCTCCACCATCGTCACTGTAGCAAGAGGCTGAAAGAGTTCTATTAACTGATTTGCCGCTTCAGAAATGGCATCATCAGG
Encoded here:
- the rpmE gene encoding 50S ribosomal protein L31, coding for MPKPEIHPKWYPDAKVICNGEVVMTIGSTQPELNVDVWSGNHPFFTGTQKILDTEGRVDRFMKKYGMGSANSATSKEQKEKKDSKK
- the rpsI gene encoding 30S ribosomal protein S9, with the translated sequence MDSQIKNKAVYWGTGRRKTSVARVRLIPGNGQIKINGRSGDDYLNFNPLHLNSVKAPLQTLGLENSYDILVNVFGGGLTGQADAIKQGAARALCELSPDNRKPLKTEGHLSRDPRAKERRKYGLKKARKAPQFSKR
- the rplM gene encoding 50S ribosomal protein L13 — its product is MNRTITPSIETIERNWFLVDAKDKTLGRLATEIATVLRGKNKPTFTPHLDTGDFVIVVNAEKVEVTGKKASQKLYRRHSGRPGGMKIEKFESLRDRIPERIIEQAVKGMLPHNSLGRQQFKKLKVYKGTDHPHAAQNPVLLNS
- the truA gene encoding tRNA pseudouridine(38-40) synthase TruA, with the translated sequence MKRVALLIQYNGSNYSGWQRQKNAQTVQEIIEKALFKITNHVVKTFAAGRTDAGVHASGQVVHFDIDFIIPGNRYSDLLNSYLPSTIRILESIEVNDSWHACYSAKYRHYRYVINNSKFTNVFINDWSWHRYQKVLDAVLMSNVSKRMEGEHDFFAFQKSGSNRATSITNIKKINIKRVEDLILVDIKATGFLYGMVRLIVGQLVLVGEKKISPDIFTDRWVNKRKNDVKESAPAKGLCFVNAVYEENVFNKINKNDLFPVFLIRGSS
- the rplQ gene encoding 50S ribosomal protein L17, encoding MRHQLRIPLLSKPADQRKALLRGLTTQLIREGRVTTTKARAKALRNEAERMISLAKEGSLASRRRAIGYIYDKKLVHSLFEKAKERYGDRNGGYTRIVRTVSRKGDNAQMAIIELV